The region TCGTTCACCGGCGGCCTGATGGTGCTGGGCGCGTCCCTGGCCGCCGCCCTGGCCACCTCGTGGATCCTGGAGGGCGGCATCGACCGGGTCCTGCGCGACCGGCGGACCCCGTCGTGGTCGCTGGCCGCGGGCGTGCTGTTCGCCGTCCCGGTCCTGGTCGGCTCCCTGGCCTGGGGCGCGGGCATCGAGCACGAGCGGGAGGTGCGAGCCCGGCTCAGCCAGGACCCGACCGCCTACCCCGGCGCCGCCGTGCACCTGAGCCCGGACCTGGCGGCGAACCTGCCGCCGCTGCCGGTGTACCCGGACACCACCACGGTCAAGCAGGACACCATCGCGCAGACCAGCGAGTGCAACGTGACCATCCCCTCCACCGAGCTGATCTCCTGCGAGTTCGGCGACGTGGACTCGGAGTACACCCTGGTCCTCGCCGGCAGCTCGCACGCCCGCCACTGGTTCCAGGCACTGCGGCCGATCGCCGAGCACCACGGCTGGCGGCTGGTCATCATGACCAAGAACGCCTGCCAGTTCAGCGCCGCGGAGCAGGAGCTCGAGGGCCGGGTGTACGAGGAGTGCACCGCCTGGAACGCGCAGGTCGCCCAGGAGATCGAGCGGACGGCCCCGGACGCGGTGTTCTCCCTGGGCACGCTGTCCCAGCAGGGCGACGGGTCGCAGGAGCACGTGCCCGACGGGTTCGTGCGGCGGTGGGAGTGGCTGGAGGGGCTCGGCGTCGACGTGGTCGCCGTCCGCGACACCCCCCGCTTCTCGTTCGACGTGGCCGACTGCGTCGACCGCGGAGGCCACTGCGCCCAGGACCGGGGGTACACCCTGGCCGACTCGTCACCGCTGGCGGCCGCCGCCGGGGCGGGGCGCCTGCCGGGCAACGTGCGGACCGTGGACATGACCGGCTACCTGTGCGGCGACCGGGAGTGCCCGGGGGTGATCGGCAACCAGCTGGCCTACTACGACGACAACCACTTCTCGTTCGCGTTCTCGTCGTCGCTGTCGGTCCTGCTGGAGCCGCTGCTGCTGGAGGCGCTGCCCGACGCCCCGGTCGCCGACGCCACCCTCGCCGACCGCACCTCCACGCTCATCGACGGCGTCGAGGAGGCCGCCGCCGGCTGACGGGTCCGCCCGCCGGGCGACAGGGGCCGCCGGACCCGCGTCGGGCGGCCCCTCGCGTTCAGGGGGCCGACCACTGGGCGCGGGGGCCCTGCCGGAGCAGGGACGGGGCGGCGCCCAGGTCGGCCAGCACCCGGCGGCGGGCGCGGCGGTGCACCCCCGCGTCGAGCAGGGCCGGTCGGGCCGGGAGGTCGCCCAGCCGGGCGCGGTGCACCAGCGCCGCCAGGTGGCGGGTCCAGTCCTCCCGCTGCGGCGGGTGGAAGTGGTTCTCCCGCGCCCAGGCCGGGTAGGGCGCCCGGAAGCGCAGGGCGCGCAGGTCGTCGAGGGTCCCGAAGACGCCCCCGTCCTGGAACACCGTCGCCCCCGGGTCCTCGCCGACGTCGCCCAGGATGATCACCGGGACGTCCAGGGCGAGGGCCTCCAGGGCGGCCGGGGAGCCGACGGTGACCAGGCCGCGGGCCCGGTCCAGCTGGTCGGCCACCGGCCCGGGGCGGAAGAGCACCGTGTGGTCGTGGACCCGCCCGGCGGTGACCAGGCCGCGCCACAGCCCGGCGTAGTCGCCGCCCGGCGCCTCGGTCCGCCGCTCGCCCGGGCACACCACGACCTCCAGGTCCGGGCGGCTCTCGGCCAGGTCCGCCAGCGCCTCCAGGATGCGCTCGCGCTGTCGCGCGGTGCCCGGGGCCCGGTCCTGGGCGGCGAACACGACCCGGTGCGGACGCCCCCGGCGGCGCTCGCGGGCCGCGGGCAGCGGCAGCCCCGCCAGGGCGACCCCGGTGCCCACCCCGAGCTTCTCTCCCAGCTCGGAGAAGGCCGCGACCTCCCGCAGGCTGTGCAGGACCAGCAGGTCCGCGCGGGCCCGGTGGAGCCACTCGTGCTCCCCGGCGGGCAGGGCGGGCCCGGGCAGGGTGGTGACCACCACGGGCCGGCGCCGCCCCGTCGGCAGGATGTCGCCCAGGGCGTCGGCCACCCGGGCGGTGCAGTTGAGCATGACGACGTCGGGCACCCGGCGGCGGACCAGGCGGCGCAGCTCGGGCAGCGTCAGGACGGGGACCCGGCGGCCCGCGAGCCCGCTGTCGGCGACGGCCCGGCGCAGCTGCGCGGGCGCGGGGGTGATCGGTGACCGCACGACGGCGAGGCCGACGGTGTGACCGTGGCCGGGCAGGGCGTCGAACATGGCCGCGGACAGGCGAACGTACGGTTCGGAGTCCGCAACGGCCACGACCGTCAGGTCCATACCGCCGAGGTCGGGGTCGGTCACGTCGGTCCTCCTGGGTGGGTCCGCGCGGCACCGGGAACGCCGAAGTGGCCGCGGTGGGTTCGGGATACGCCGACAGACTACACACCCAAAGTATTGGCCTGGATACCCTTCGCAGTAATGACTGTTCGTCGGGGTGGTCATCATCTCCCCTGGAGGAATCGGGCCGTCCGGCCGAACCGCCGCCCGCCCCGCCCGCGTTGACCGCTGTGCAAACGGACGATCGACGCACGGGGGATGTGCATGGCCGCAGTCGAGGGAGTGGGGACCGCCGCGGACGACCGGCCGCCGGGCCCGGCGGCGCCCGGTCCGACAGCGTCGGGGTCGGGCCCGGGGCGCGGGGGGCCGCGCGAACGCCTGCTCGGGGTGGACGCGGCGCGGGGCCTCGCGCTGTTCGGGGTCTTCGTCGCGCACATGGGGGTGCCGCTGACCCTGCTGCTGACCGGGGCGCCCGACGTCCACGCCGTGTGGGAGGAGGACTACTCCGGCCCCGGGATGCTGGTCGTGGAGGCGGTGGGCGGCGTGGTCAGCGGCCGCTCGGCGGCGCTGTTCGCGTTCCTGGCCGGGGTCTCCCTGGTGCTTCTGGCCGGACGCGCCCGGCCCGGGACGCGCGCGGAGCGCAACCGGGTCCGGGTCCGGATCGCGGTGCGCGCGCTGCTGCTCGTCGCCATCGGGTACGCCCTGGCGACGCTGGGCTCGCTGTCGGTGATCCTGCACTTCTACGGGGTGTACTTCCTGCTGGCGATCCCCCTGCTGTGGCTGCGCACCCGCCACCTGGCGGCGCTGGCCGTCGCGGCCGCCCTGGTCGGTCCGCAGGCGACGCTGGCCGTCCAGCACCTGCCGGCCGAGCTCGGCTGGTCCGGCGCCTGGGCCGGCGAGGAGGAGTGGACGGCCGAGGACGAGGCCGAGTGGGAGGCCACCTGGGGCGACCCCGAGTGGGTGGCGGAGAAGGAGGAGTACTGGGCCTCCCTGGAGGAGAGCGGCGGGGATCCCCTCGCCGCGGAGGAGGGGTTCGCGGAGGACATGCCCCTGTTCTCCCTCGAAGCGCTGGAGGGGCCGCTGGACCTGCTGGTGTTCGGCCTGTACCCGGCGACGGTGTTCCTCGCCTACGTCCTGGCCGGGATGGTGGCCGCCCGCAGCGGGCTGCGCTCGCGGAGGGTGCGGTGGTGGCTGGTGGGCGGCGGGGCCGGGCTGGCCGTCCTGGGCTACGGGTCGTCCTGGCTGCTGCTGGGGCCGCTGGCCCGGTTCCTGCCCGGCGAGGACGAATACTCGCTGTGGCGGATGCCGCTGGAGGCCGGCTCGCACAGCAACACCACCTTCGAGGTGCTGGGCAACACCGGGGTGGCGATGGCCGTGCTCGGCCTGTGCCTGCTCCTGGCCGGAACGCGCCCGATGCGGGTCGTGCTCTACCCGGTGGCGGCCATGGGCGCGATGACCCTCACCCTGTACACCGCGCACGGCGTCGTGCTGTGGGCGGTGTACGGCGGCCTCCTGCCCGGGTGGGCCGGGTGGGTGGAGACCTACACGGTGGAGGCCGTCCTGGCCTGCTCCCTGGTGATCGCCACGGTGTGGCGGCTCACCCTGGGCGCCGGGCCGATGGAGAGGCCGGTCACCGCCGTCTCCCGGGCGGTCGCCCGGTGGACCGTGCGCGACCGGTCCGCGGCGCCCCGGGAGGGCGCGGCGGGGACCCCGTCCTGACGTGACGGAGGCCGCCCCGGGAGGGGCGGCCTCCGGATCGCCGTACCGGTGGCGGGGCTACTCGCCCTTCCACACCGGGGCGCGCTTCTCGGCGAAGGCCGCCGCGCCCTCCATGGCGTCCTGGCTGACGAAGACCGGGCCCGCCAGCTCGTTCTGCTTCTCCCACATCTCCGACGTGGACCAGTCGTCCGACTCGGTGATGATCTGCTTGGAGACCCGCACGGCGAGCGGGCCGTTGGCGGCGACCCGCGCGGCCAGCTCCTTGGCGCCCTCCAGGGCGCCGCCCTGCTCGGTGACCCTGTTGACCAGGCCCAGCTCGGCCAGGCGCGGGGCGTCGACGAAGTCGCCGGTCAGGGCGAACTCCATCGCCAGGTTGCGGGGGA is a window of Nocardiopsis changdeensis DNA encoding:
- a CDS encoding acyltransferase family protein translates to MSSSVQSPVLNTLRAPVSRRRDDIEGLRAVAAVLIAVYHIWFGTVSGGVDVFLLLTGFLVTGSMVRALERDGRIGVGAFWSRTVRRLFPAGAVVLAAVLAGAFLFMPRSSWTAVIADVQAAALYHANWHLALGSVDYMARDSSSSPVQHFWSLGVQGQFYLLWPLLLTLAALVAARLGGRVRAAAAGTAAAVFALSFGYSLWITATEPTWAYFDTGARLWEPALGGLLALFLPFLRLPRALRPAAGWVGLTALVACGAVIGDSLPYPGAASLWPVLAAALVLAAGAGEAPGRWSAGRLLGLRPLVWLGRHSFPLFLWHWPVLVFYLEVTDRVRPSFTGGLMVLGASLAAALATSWILEGGIDRVLRDRRTPSWSLAAGVLFAVPVLVGSLAWGAGIEHEREVRARLSQDPTAYPGAAVHLSPDLAANLPPLPVYPDTTTVKQDTIAQTSECNVTIPSTELISCEFGDVDSEYTLVLAGSSHARHWFQALRPIAEHHGWRLVIMTKNACQFSAAEQELEGRVYEECTAWNAQVAQEIERTAPDAVFSLGTLSQQGDGSQEHVPDGFVRRWEWLEGLGVDVVAVRDTPRFSFDVADCVDRGGHCAQDRGYTLADSSPLAAAAGAGRLPGNVRTVDMTGYLCGDRECPGVIGNQLAYYDDNHFSFAFSSSLSVLLEPLLLEALPDAPVADATLADRTSTLIDGVEEAAAG
- a CDS encoding DUF6716 putative glycosyltransferase; its protein translation is MTDPDLGGMDLTVVAVADSEPYVRLSAAMFDALPGHGHTVGLAVVRSPITPAPAQLRRAVADSGLAGRRVPVLTLPELRRLVRRRVPDVVMLNCTARVADALGDILPTGRRRPVVVTTLPGPALPAGEHEWLHRARADLLVLHSLREVAAFSELGEKLGVGTGVALAGLPLPAARERRRGRPHRVVFAAQDRAPGTARQRERILEALADLAESRPDLEVVVCPGERRTEAPGGDYAGLWRGLVTAGRVHDHTVLFRPGPVADQLDRARGLVTVGSPAALEALALDVPVIILGDVGEDPGATVFQDGGVFGTLDDLRALRFRAPYPAWARENHFHPPQREDWTRHLAALVHRARLGDLPARPALLDAGVHRRARRRVLADLGAAPSLLRQGPRAQWSAP
- a CDS encoding DUF418 domain-containing protein, translated to MAAVEGVGTAADDRPPGPAAPGPTASGSGPGRGGPRERLLGVDAARGLALFGVFVAHMGVPLTLLLTGAPDVHAVWEEDYSGPGMLVVEAVGGVVSGRSAALFAFLAGVSLVLLAGRARPGTRAERNRVRVRIAVRALLLVAIGYALATLGSLSVILHFYGVYFLLAIPLLWLRTRHLAALAVAAALVGPQATLAVQHLPAELGWSGAWAGEEEWTAEDEAEWEATWGDPEWVAEKEEYWASLEESGGDPLAAEEGFAEDMPLFSLEALEGPLDLLVFGLYPATVFLAYVLAGMVAARSGLRSRRVRWWLVGGGAGLAVLGYGSSWLLLGPLARFLPGEDEYSLWRMPLEAGSHSNTTFEVLGNTGVAMAVLGLCLLLAGTRPMRVVLYPVAAMGAMTLTLYTAHGVVLWAVYGGLLPGWAGWVETYTVEAVLACSLVIATVWRLTLGAGPMERPVTAVSRAVARWTVRDRSAAPREGAAGTPS